In the Streptomyces coeruleoprunus genome, GCTCGACTCCCTCAACGGCGAGCGGGTGATGCGGCTCCTCACGGACGCCGCGCGGGACACGCGGGCCGCGGTCGTGCTCGTCACGCACGAGGCGCGCGTGGCCGCCTACTCGGACCGCGAACTCGTCGTACGGGACGGCACCGTGCGCGACATGGTGGGCGCCCTGTGACGGACGCGGCGGAACGGGCCCCGTCCCGCGGGTCACTGGCTGCCGCGCGCGACCTGGCGATGGGCGCGCGGTTCGCGGTCACGGGCGGCCGGCCCGGCTGGACGCGCACGCTGCTCACCGCGCTCGGCATCGGGCTGGGCGTGGCACTGCTCCTCGTGGCGGCCTCCGTTCCGCACCTGCTGGAGGCCCGGGACGTCCGCCACCAGAGCCGTGACCTCACGGTGAGCGAGATCGGCGAGAAGCCCTCCGACCGCTCCTTCCTGTGGCAGGACTCCTCGACGCTCTTCCACGGCCGGACCGTGCACGGCGTCGTGCTGCGCCCCGACGGCCCGCGCGCCCCGGCCCCTCCCGGGGTGGAACGGCTGCCGGGGCCGGGCGAGATGGTCGTGTCACCGGCGCTCGAGCGGCTGCTCTCCGCACCGGAGGGCGCGCTCCTGAAGGACCGTTTCCCCTTCCGTACGGTGGGCCGGATCGGGGAGGACGGGCTGGTCGGCCCGGCGGAGCTGTTCTTCTACGCCCATCACCCGGCCCTCACCGACGGCTCGGCGGTGGGCCGCAGCGTGGCCTTCGGCCACAACCTGGGCGTGGAACGCCCGTCGAGCGGTTACCTGCTGCTGCTCATCGTGGTGGCGTGCGTGGTGCTGCTGCTGCCGGTGCTGGTCTTCGTCGCGACCGCGGCCCGCTTCGGCGGCGAGCAGCGCGACCGGCGGCTCGCCGCGCTGCGGCTGGCCGGGGCCGACATGGGCATGACCCGGCGGGTCGCGGCCGGTGAGGCACTGGCCGGGGCGGTGCTCGGACTGGGCGCCGGAGCCGCGCTGTTCGTCCTGCTGCGGCAACTGGCCGGGCGCGTCACGGTGTGGGACGTCAACGCGTTCCCGGCCGACCTGACGCCGGACGCCGCGCTGGCGGTGCCGGCCGTGGCGGCCGTGCCGGTGTGCGCGGTCGTCGTCACGCTGGCCGGGCTGCGCGGGGTCGCCGTCGAGCCGCTCGGCGTGGTGCGCGGGGCGACCCCGGGGCCGCGCCGCCTGTGGTGGCGGCTGCTGCTGGTCGCCGCCGGTGCGGGGCTGCTCCTGGTGGCGGACCCGGTGGGTCTCGGGGAGACGTCGGTCGAGACGGCGCCGGTCGCGGCCGGTGCGCTGCTGGCGCTGACCGGACTGACGACGCTGCTGCCGTGGCTCGTCGAGTCCGTGGTCGGGCGGCTGCGCGGCGGGCCCGTCGCCTGGCAGCTGGCCGTACGCCGGCTCCAGCTGAGCAGCGGTACGGCGGCGCGCGCCGTCAGCGGCATCGTCGTGGCCGCGGCGGGCGCCATCGCGCTGCTGATGCTGTTCGGCGCCGTACAGGGCGACTTCATGCGGCCGACGAACATGGACTCGGCGCGCGCCCAGCTCGGGATGTCGGGGCATGCGGGCGACGGGAGCGCGGCGGACCGTCTGCGTGCCGAGGTGGCGGCGGCCAGGGGCGTCACGGGCGTGACGGCCGTGGTGACGTCGTCCGTGCAGCGGCCGGGGCCGCTGCGGCCGGGTGAGGACTTCATCCCCATGACGTCGATCACGGTCGGGGACTGCGCCTCGCTGCGCGAGCTGGGCAGGCTGCCCTCGTGCCGCGACGGCGACGTGTTCATCGCCCGTACGCACGGCGAGGAAGGGCCCGACGACGCCTACCTGGAGAAGACGCTCCGGCCGGGCGCCCAGGTGAACCTGCGCACCGACGAGGGCGCCGCGCCGCTCCTGTGGCGGGTCCCGGCGAACGTCCGGACGGTGGACGCCCGGCGGGACCCCATGGGCGGGATGCCCTTCGGCCTGTACGTCACGCCGGCGGCGATCGACGTCAGGACGCTGGAGGAGCCGAGGCTGGAGGCGATGGTCGAGCTGGACCCGGCGGTGCCGGACGCGG is a window encoding:
- a CDS encoding ABC transporter permease, with protein sequence MGARFAVTGGRPGWTRTLLTALGIGLGVALLLVAASVPHLLEARDVRHQSRDLTVSEIGEKPSDRSFLWQDSSTLFHGRTVHGVVLRPDGPRAPAPPGVERLPGPGEMVVSPALERLLSAPEGALLKDRFPFRTVGRIGEDGLVGPAELFFYAHHPALTDGSAVGRSVAFGHNLGVERPSSGYLLLLIVVACVVLLLPVLVFVATAARFGGEQRDRRLAALRLAGADMGMTRRVAAGEALAGAVLGLGAGAALFVLLRQLAGRVTVWDVNAFPADLTPDAALAVPAVAAVPVCAVVVTLAGLRGVAVEPLGVVRGATPGPRRLWWRLLLVAAGAGLLLVADPVGLGETSVETAPVAAGALLALTGLTTLLPWLVESVVGRLRGGPVAWQLAVRRLQLSSGTAARAVSGIVVAAAGAIALLMLFGAVQGDFMRPTNMDSARAQLGMSGHAGDGSAADRLRAEVAAARGVTGVTAVVTSSVQRPGPLRPGEDFIPMTSITVGDCASLRELGRLPSCRDGDVFIARTHGEEGPDDAYLEKTLRPGAQVNLRTDEGAAPLLWRVPANVRTVDARRDPMGGMPFGLYVTPAAIDVRTLEEPRLEAMVELDPAVPDAAEHARNAAARVDPLTRVDTIQDVERDQQFTSVRRGVLVAATATMGVIALSLLVSMVEQLRDRRRLLSALVAFGTRRTTLVWSVLWQTAVPVALGLAVAVAGGLGLGCVLLRLIGKRVEDWWVFLPVTGAGAAIVLLVTALSLPPLWRLMRPDGLRTE